The following DNA comes from Marichromatium purpuratum 984.
AACAGCGGCCCAGCCAGCGGAAATAATTGCCCGCCACCCAGGCCGCATCCTGTCCCGGCGGCAGGATGATGCGCTGGATCGAGCGCACCCTGCTCGCCTCGCGCAGTTGCGCCCGATCCTCGATCTGGGTCGGGCGACGCGGATTGGGCAGCAGGTGGCGGCCATCGGCGGCGAGCGACTGCGCCAATGCCTGGCGAAAGGCGCGCGCCGTGGGTGCGATCGCGCGCTGCAGCACATTGTCACGTATTTGCAACCGCTGCGGCAGACTCTCGACCACCGGCCCGACCAACGCGGGGCTGGCCCCGGAGACCCGCCGCGCCACCCAGGCAACCACCCCCAGCGGCAACCACGGCAGGGTGAACACCCAGCGCCGCAACCCCATCACCTCGGCGCACTGACGCACCATCTCGGCATGGCTCAACCATTCGGGGCCACCGAGATCGAACACCCCGCGATAATCGGCAGGGCGCTCCAGACACAGCAGGATGGCACGAACCAGATCGTCGAGCGCAATCGGTCGGGTCGGCGAGCGCGCCTCCGGCGGCAGCGCCAGCAACGGCAGACGCCGCACCAGGTCGACCAGCAACTCGAGCCCCGAGCCGCCCGGCCCCACCACCAGCCCGGCGCGCAGCGCGCTCACCGGAGTACCGTGTGCGGCGAGCGTCAGCTCCACCTCGCGCCGGTTCCACAGCAGCGGCGCGATCTCGAAGCCCTCGGGGATCAGTGCGCTGACGAAGATGATCTGACGCACCCCGCAGACCGCCGCGGCGCGGGCGAAGTTGTCGGCGAGGATCAGGTCCATGTCGCGCGCCGCAGCCTGGGTCAGCCGCGACGAGGGGGCGTTGGAGTGCACCAGATAGACCGCGAGGTCGCAGCCCCGCAGTCCGGCGCGAACCGCCTCGACGTCGAACAGATCACAGCGGCGCCAGTGGATACGCCGCTCGGGGTCGGCGATCCGCGCCCGCGCCGGCGAACGGGTCAACGCCACCACCTCGTCGTGTTCGGCCAGCGCCCGACACAGCGCAGTGCCGATGAAACCGCTGGCACCGGCGACCGCCACCCGGCGCCGTCCCTGCTCGTTCATCCAACCTCCTCGATCCAATCGATCCAGCAGCAATGCCGCGTCGCTCGTGACCACGACGGGCGCGCCACCATCGTCACCGCCGCGAACGCGTCCACTCGGGCACGAGTGCCCAGGACGAGTCGCGTCCGTTCAGGCTCGGTTCAGCAAGCTCTATTACACTCCCCGAAGCATCCAAAGACGCGGGACACGCCCGCGCCAAGGGCCTCGGCGGACCGTCATCATGAAGACCACAGCCTCGCGACTCCTGCTCTGCCTGCTGTCCTCACTGGCCACCTTCGCGCCAGCCGACAGCGATTTCGATCACGACGAGATCCGGCGACTGCGCGAACACGGCCAGATCCTGCCGATGGCGCAACTGCTCGAACGGCTCGAGCGGCGACACCCCGGAGAACTGATCGAGGCCGAACTCGAACATCGACATGGTGGATATCGCTACGAGATCAAGATCCTCGATGCCGACGGCCGGGTCCACGAACTCGAACTCGATGCCGCCACCGCCCGCCCGCTGCACCACGAGATCGAGCCATGAGACTGTTATTGGTAGAGGATGACCAGGCCCAGGTCGCGACGCTGCTGCCGGCGCTCAAGGCCGCCGGGTTCGCCGTCGATCATGCCACCGACGGCATCGGCGGCGAGCTGCTCGGCGACACCGAACCCTATGACGTCGTCGTCCTCGATCTCGGACTGCCGCGCCGCCCTGGGCTCGAGGTATTGCGTCACTGGCGCGCGCGCGGTCGCGACCTGCCGGTGCTGGTGCTGACCGCGCGCGATGCCTGGCACGAACGCGTCGACGGGCTCAAGGCCGGGGCCGACGACTATCTCGGCAAGCCCTTCCACGTCGAGGAGCTGCTCGCCCGGCTCAATGCCCTGACCCGGCGCGCCGCTCCCGTCGCCGGACGTGCCCTCGCGGTCGACGGCCTCAGCCTCGATGAGGACGGTCAGCGCGTGGTGCTCGAGGACGGCCAGACGCACCCGCTCACCGGCACCGAGTTCCGCCTGCTGCGCTATCTGCTGCGCAACCCCGAGCGCATCCTCTCCAAGACCCAGCTGATGGAGCACGTCTACGACCTCGACGCCGA
Coding sequences within:
- a CDS encoding response regulator transcription factor, coding for MRLLLVEDDQAQVATLLPALKAAGFAVDHATDGIGGELLGDTEPYDVVVLDLGLPRRPGLEVLRHWRARGRDLPVLVLTARDAWHERVDGLKAGADDYLGKPFHVEELLARLNALTRRAAPVAGRALAVDGLSLDEDGQRVVLEDGQTHPLTGTEFRLLRYLLRNPERILSKTQLMEHVYDLDAEPSGNLIEVYIRRLREKIGRERIETLRGQGYRLRRR
- a CDS encoding NAD(P)H-binding protein, translated to MNEQGRRRVAVAGASGFIGTALCRALAEHDEVVALTRSPARARIADPERRIHWRRCDLFDVEAVRAGLRGCDLAVYLVHSNAPSSRLTQAAARDMDLILADNFARAAAVCGVRQIIFVSALIPEGFEIAPLLWNRREVELTLAAHGTPVSALRAGLVVGPGGSGLELLVDLVRRLPLLALPPEARSPTRPIALDDLVRAILLCLERPADYRGVFDLGGPEWLSHAEMVRQCAEVMGLRRWVFTLPWLPLGVVAWVARRVSGASPALVGPVVESLPQRLQIRDNVLQRAIAPTARAFRQALAQSLAADGRHLLPNPRRPTQIEDRAQLREASRVRSIQRIILPPGQDAAWVAGNYFRWLGRCCWPLVCSRECADGGWEVGLRLPRVVLLRLRPAAAMSTAQRRVYHIDGGLLARAEAGGRFEFHTLLDGRYTMAAIHDYAPALPWYLYLWTQAAIHLRVMRRYQRRLARLAR
- a CDS encoding PepSY domain-containing protein, with the translated sequence MKTTASRLLLCLLSSLATFAPADSDFDHDEIRRLREHGQILPMAQLLERLERRHPGELIEAELEHRHGGYRYEIKILDADGRVHELELDAATARPLHHEIEP